A stretch of Sphingomicrobium flavum DNA encodes these proteins:
- a CDS encoding helix-turn-helix domain-containing protein has product MNASVQAMPEDKDLADRVERLTDGQLDCLRLVQQHLSSKEIAAALDISPHTVDQRIRISLQTLGVATRKEAARLLAEAEDPYQRLIHQPPYIPDVEQSGQTDVAVSNQIRHADRAGSSGWAEPKTEQGVAGRRFSLPMPFATGRQPRNEMGVGFRLLWIVLIAIGATFSAGMYLAGLESLSRLLNG; this is encoded by the coding sequence ATGAATGCGAGCGTGCAAGCGATGCCAGAGGATAAGGATCTTGCGGATCGAGTCGAGCGCCTGACCGACGGCCAGCTCGATTGCCTGCGGCTGGTGCAGCAGCATCTGTCCTCCAAGGAAATCGCTGCCGCGCTCGATATTTCACCGCACACGGTCGACCAGCGCATCCGCATTTCGCTGCAGACACTGGGCGTTGCCACCCGCAAGGAGGCCGCGCGTCTCCTGGCCGAAGCCGAAGACCCATATCAGCGCTTGATACATCAACCGCCGTACATTCCCGACGTTGAACAATCCGGACAAACCGATGTCGCGGTCAGCAATCAGATTCGGCACGCTGACCGTGCAGGGAGTTCCGGATGGGCGGAGCCTAAAACCGAGCAGGGCGTCGCTGGACGCCGGTTCTCCCTGCCAATGCCGTTCGCAACCGGGAGACAGCCTCGCAACGAGATGGGCGTCGGTTTCCGACTGCTCTGGATTGTCCTGATCGCCATCGGCGCTACCTTTTCCGCCGGCATGTATCTCGCCGGCCTTGAAAGTCTCAGTCGCCTCCTCAATGGCTAG
- the ubiA gene encoding 4-hydroxybenzoate octaprenyltransferase: MCSTSIATAAKADRMQYLVPDSERRGLIGALPAASRPFASLMRLDRPIGTWLLFWPCAWSVALAGVQGRWALFAWFLLGAFVMRSAGCAYNDIVDRDLDRKVERTRLRPLANGRVSLKAAWALVISLCLIGLIVLLQLRTTAQLVALGSLALVAAYPFMKRITWWPQAWLGLVFSWGALVGWPAVTGSMALAPLLLWAGTIFWVIGYDTLYAIQDIEDDALVGVKSSARALGQRAAGGVAIFYLLALILWSAALWQLKPTWLAPLALLPAALHLAHQVMKADPDDGAGALMLFRSNRFTGLLIFAACLVVGLAAS, from the coding sequence ATGTGCTCGACATCAATTGCTACGGCTGCCAAGGCTGATCGGATGCAGTATCTTGTCCCTGACAGTGAACGAAGAGGCCTGATCGGCGCGCTGCCGGCGGCGTCGCGACCCTTTGCCTCGCTGATGCGGCTGGATCGACCGATCGGTACATGGCTGCTCTTCTGGCCCTGCGCGTGGAGCGTGGCGCTGGCCGGGGTGCAGGGGCGCTGGGCACTGTTCGCATGGTTCTTGCTGGGTGCGTTCGTGATGCGCTCGGCGGGATGCGCCTATAACGATATCGTCGATCGCGATCTCGACCGGAAGGTGGAGCGCACGAGGCTGCGCCCGCTCGCCAATGGCAGGGTTTCACTGAAGGCCGCCTGGGCGCTGGTTATCAGCCTTTGCCTGATCGGCCTCATCGTCCTTCTCCAGCTGCGCACCACCGCGCAGCTGGTCGCGCTCGGCAGCCTCGCCTTGGTTGCGGCCTATCCTTTCATGAAGCGCATCACCTGGTGGCCGCAGGCCTGGCTCGGCCTCGTCTTCAGCTGGGGAGCGCTGGTGGGGTGGCCGGCGGTGACAGGCAGCATGGCGCTGGCGCCGCTGCTGCTGTGGGCGGGGACCATCTTCTGGGTGATCGGCTATGATACGCTCTACGCCATACAGGATATCGAGGATGATGCGCTGGTCGGGGTCAAATCCTCCGCCCGCGCGCTAGGCCAACGGGCAGCAGGTGGGGTGGCGATCTTCTATCTCCTCGCCCTCATCCTGTGGAGCGCGGCGCTGTGGCAGTTGAAGCCGACCTGGCTTGCGCCGCTGGCGCTGCTGCCCGCCGCGCTGCACCTCGCGCATCAGGTGATGAAGGCCGACCCCGATGACGGGGCAGGGGCGCTCATGCTTTTCCGCTCCAATCGTTTTACAGGGCTGCTCATTTTCGCCGCATGCCTTGTCGTCGGCCTCGCCGCTTCCTAG
- a CDS encoding sensor histidine kinase, whose amino-acid sequence MSDIAPLLDAIDEPAILIEGHQLVAANRAARTVFARRLAHNDIRMVIRHPAVLAAVDGGSEATLDVEGIGGVDRPWQVRMTPLGEGRMLIRLIDRAAARAAEKMRVDFVANASHELRTPLATILGYAETLADEDAPPEEMRRKFAGTVRSEAKRMLQIVEDLMALSRIEADRFVEPKADVDIGQLVREAITAIGPYAEQRCAELNFDIEGDLPFIRGDKAQIRQLIDNLIGNAIRYGCNRTSCTVDIRLGKTRDRIRLEVRDHGDGIAAEHLPRLTERFYRVDPGRSRNSGGTGLGLAIVKHIAERHRARLDIASALGKGTRVIVDFPLAD is encoded by the coding sequence ATGAGCGATATTGCCCCGCTTCTCGATGCCATCGATGAACCCGCGATCCTGATCGAGGGACATCAGCTCGTCGCCGCCAACCGCGCCGCGCGGACGGTCTTCGCACGCCGTTTGGCGCATAATGACATTCGTATGGTGATCCGTCATCCGGCGGTGCTGGCGGCCGTCGATGGCGGCAGCGAGGCGACGCTCGACGTCGAGGGGATTGGCGGGGTGGACCGGCCCTGGCAGGTGCGCATGACCCCGCTCGGCGAAGGGCGGATGCTGATCCGCCTGATCGACCGTGCTGCCGCGCGCGCCGCCGAAAAGATGCGGGTCGATTTCGTCGCTAATGCGAGCCACGAACTGCGCACTCCGCTGGCCACCATCCTTGGCTATGCCGAGACGCTGGCCGACGAGGATGCGCCCCCCGAGGAAATGCGTCGGAAATTCGCCGGTACGGTGCGCAGCGAGGCCAAGCGCATGCTGCAGATCGTCGAGGATCTGATGGCCTTGTCGCGCATCGAGGCCGATCGCTTCGTCGAACCCAAGGCGGATGTCGATATCGGCCAGCTGGTACGCGAGGCCATCACCGCGATCGGGCCCTATGCCGAGCAGCGCTGCGCCGAACTGAACTTCGATATCGAAGGCGACCTGCCGTTCATTCGTGGTGACAAGGCCCAGATCCGCCAGCTGATCGACAATCTGATCGGCAACGCCATCCGCTATGGCTGCAACCGTACCAGCTGCACGGTGGACATCAGGCTGGGGAAGACTCGCGATCGCATCCGGCTGGAAGTGCGCGACCATGGCGACGGGATCGCCGCCGAGCACCTGCCCCGCTTGACCGAACGGTTCTACCGCGTCGATCCGGGCCGCAGCCGCAATAGCGGGGGGACCGGTCTTGGCCTCGCCATCGTCAAGCATATCGCCGAACGGCACCGCGCGCGGCTCGATATCGCTTCTGCACTTGGCAAGGGAACGCGGGTCATAGTGGACTTTCCGCTGGCGGACTGA
- a CDS encoding glutamate--cysteine ligase gives MTTRTDLSESPPIEGRGDLLSVFTKGEKPRENWRIGTEHEKFVYRCEDHRAPSWEEEGGIRDLLSSLTDFGWSPVEEEGKVIALSGPDGTVSLEPAGQLELSGAALECLHDTCAEAGRHLKQVKAVGEKLGLGFLGVGMWPDKTRDELPWMPKGRYGIMRRYMPLKGNLGLDMMQRTCTIQTNLDYSAEADMVLKFRASLALQPVATALFANSPFLEGKPNGYKSFRSHVWEDTDPDRTGMLPFVFEDGFGYERWCDYVLDVPMYFVFRDGIYHDVAGKSFRDFLDGRLEGFEGQVPTMADWTDHMSTPFPEVRLKSFLEMRGADGGPWNRICALPALWVGLLYDQNALEAAWDLCKDWSIEERERLRVEVPKLALETRMPDGRSMKDFAADVLQIAAAGLAARGRLNGAGDNETGFLDPLWETVESGMSPADRLLEAYHGRWNGDVSPIYDEQSF, from the coding sequence ATGACGACGCGCACCGACCTGAGCGAGAGCCCCCCGATCGAAGGTCGAGGCGACCTCCTTTCCGTCTTCACAAAGGGCGAAAAGCCGCGCGAAAACTGGCGCATCGGCACCGAGCATGAGAAGTTCGTCTATCGCTGCGAAGATCACCGCGCGCCAAGCTGGGAAGAAGAAGGCGGCATTCGTGACCTTCTCTCCAGCCTCACCGACTTTGGCTGGTCGCCGGTCGAGGAGGAGGGCAAGGTCATCGCTTTGTCCGGGCCCGACGGCACGGTCAGCCTGGAGCCGGCGGGACAGCTGGAATTGTCGGGCGCGGCGCTGGAATGTCTGCACGATACCTGCGCCGAAGCCGGGCGGCATCTCAAGCAGGTGAAAGCAGTCGGCGAGAAGCTTGGTTTGGGCTTCCTCGGCGTCGGCATGTGGCCCGACAAGACGCGCGACGAGCTGCCCTGGATGCCTAAGGGGCGCTACGGGATCATGCGCCGCTATATGCCTTTAAAGGGTAATCTTGGCCTCGACATGATGCAGCGCACCTGCACCATCCAGACCAACCTCGATTATTCGGCCGAAGCCGACATGGTGCTGAAATTCCGCGCCAGCCTCGCGCTGCAGCCGGTGGCCACCGCCCTGTTCGCCAATTCCCCATTCCTGGAAGGTAAGCCCAACGGCTACAAAAGCTTCCGCAGCCATGTCTGGGAAGATACCGATCCCGACCGAACCGGCATGCTGCCCTTCGTGTTCGAAGATGGCTTCGGCTATGAACGCTGGTGCGACTATGTGCTCGACGTGCCGATGTATTTTGTCTTCCGTGACGGCATCTATCACGATGTGGCGGGCAAGAGCTTTCGCGATTTCCTCGATGGCCGGCTGGAAGGCTTCGAAGGCCAGGTGCCGACCATGGCGGACTGGACCGACCATATGTCGACCCCCTTCCCCGAGGTTCGGCTGAAAAGCTTCCTGGAAATGCGCGGCGCCGATGGGGGCCCGTGGAACCGTATCTGCGCCCTGCCTGCCCTGTGGGTCGGGCTGCTCTATGACCAGAATGCGCTCGAGGCGGCGTGGGACCTTTGCAAGGACTGGTCGATTGAGGAGCGCGAGCGGCTGCGCGTTGAGGTGCCCAAACTAGCATTGGAAACACGCATGCCGGACGGGCGGAGCATGAAGGATTTTGCCGCCGATGTGCTGCAAATCGCCGCCGCCGGGCTGGCCGCGCGCGGCAGGCTGAATGGTGCCGGCGATAATGAAACCGGCTTCCTCGATCCTTTGTGGGAGACGGTCGAAAGCGGGATGAGTCCCGCCGACCGGCTGCTGGAGGCCTATCATGGCCGCTGGAACGGCGATGTCAGCCCCATCTATGACGAGCAAAGCTTCTGA
- a CDS encoding L-serine ammonia-lyase: MISALDLFRIGIGPSSSHTVGPIRIVRDFLERLGDDLGKVARVRIELLGSLALTGEGHGTPDACIIGLLGHVPHKIDCESAYAEVAEVRATGRVRLLGQYEIAFDPAQDLIMNGETIPALHPNGMVITAFDSAGAKLRIREYYSTGGGFFATRKQLLQKDERDLISSGREVAYPFGSAAQLLELCEKHGLGISDLVLANEAAYRSEEKTLAGLDRIAQAMMDCIDAGLTKTGHLPGDLKVRRRAHGIYEKMKGGQRANEPENLMDWLNLFAMAVNEENAAGGRVVTAPTNGAAGILPAVMRHYCAEEGVPVAAKAQRFLLTAAGIGLLYKQRASISGAEMGCQGEVGVACSMAAGGLAAVWGGTPQQVCAAAEIGMEHNLGLTCDPVGGLVQIPCIERNAIASVKAVNAARLALHSDEVPRVSLDQVIETMRQTGLDMHNKYKETSLGGLAANVVAC; this comes from the coding sequence ATGATCAGCGCACTCGACCTTTTCCGCATCGGCATTGGCCCGTCCAGCTCCCACACCGTGGGGCCGATCCGGATCGTGCGTGATTTCCTCGAGCGGCTGGGCGATGACCTGGGCAAGGTCGCGCGTGTCCGCATCGAACTGCTGGGCTCGCTCGCGCTGACGGGCGAGGGGCATGGTACCCCCGATGCCTGCATCATCGGCCTGCTGGGACATGTCCCGCACAAGATCGACTGCGAGAGCGCCTATGCCGAAGTGGCCGAGGTGCGCGCGACCGGTCGTGTCCGCCTGCTCGGCCAGTACGAGATTGCTTTCGATCCCGCCCAGGACCTCATCATGAATGGCGAGACCATTCCGGCGCTGCACCCCAACGGAATGGTGATCACCGCGTTCGACAGCGCGGGCGCCAAGCTGCGCATTCGCGAATATTATTCGACCGGCGGCGGTTTTTTCGCGACGCGCAAGCAATTGCTGCAAAAGGACGAGCGCGACCTTATTTCGTCGGGGCGCGAGGTTGCTTATCCTTTTGGTTCGGCGGCACAATTGCTCGAACTTTGCGAGAAGCATGGGCTGGGCATCTCGGACCTGGTGCTGGCCAATGAGGCCGCTTACCGCAGCGAGGAAAAGACGCTGGCCGGGCTCGACCGGATCGCGCAGGCGATGATGGATTGCATCGATGCCGGACTGACCAAGACGGGGCATCTGCCGGGCGACCTCAAGGTACGCCGGCGTGCCCATGGCATCTATGAAAAGATGAAGGGTGGGCAGCGCGCCAACGAACCTGAAAATTTGATGGACTGGCTCAACCTGTTCGCCATGGCGGTGAATGAGGAGAATGCCGCGGGCGGCCGCGTCGTGACGGCGCCAACCAATGGCGCAGCCGGGATCCTGCCCGCGGTCATGCGCCATTATTGCGCCGAAGAAGGCGTGCCGGTGGCCGCCAAGGCGCAGCGCTTCCTGCTAACCGCGGCGGGCATCGGCCTGCTCTACAAACAGCGCGCGTCCATTTCAGGCGCGGAGATGGGCTGCCAGGGCGAAGTCGGCGTGGCCTGTTCGATGGCCGCAGGCGGACTGGCGGCGGTGTGGGGCGGGACGCCCCAGCAGGTTTGCGCGGCGGCAGAGATCGGCATGGAACATAATCTCGGCCTCACCTGCGATCCGGTCGGCGGGCTGGTGCAGATCCCCTGTATCGAGCGCAATGCGATCGCGTCGGTCAAGGCGGTCAATGCCGCAAGGCTCGCGCTGCACAGCGATGAAGTGCCGCGCGTCTCGCTCGACCAGGTGATCGAAACCATGCGCCAGACCGGGCTCGACATGCACAACAAATATAAGGAAACCAGCCTTGGCGGGCTGGCCGCGAATGTGGTCGCCTGCTGA
- the pip gene encoding prolyl aminopeptidase has translation MTERRTFYPPIEPYESGHLDVGDGHSIYWERVGTPGAKPAVFLHGGPGGGFGADNRRCWDPDKYDVLLFEQRGCGRSTPFASLEDNTTQHLIADIEKLRAMCGHEKWQVFGGSWGSTLSLAYSQAHPERATEIILRGIFFGDQYEYEWLFKHGASEIYPDEFEKFLAILPEEGRDNPIEAFHRILTGEDEHLKLQAARAWSRWEGVTVTLLPSEATLAHFDDAKQALAMARIENHYMRHGCFLDEGQLLANVDRIRHIPCVIVQGRHDSCTPPRSAWELKQAWPEADLQIVPDGGHLFNEPGILDGLIRATDRFAGD, from the coding sequence ATGACCGAACGCCGCACCTTCTACCCGCCGATCGAACCCTATGAGAGCGGGCATCTCGATGTGGGCGACGGGCATAGCATCTATTGGGAGCGGGTCGGGACGCCGGGCGCCAAGCCGGCAGTGTTCCTGCATGGCGGGCCGGGCGGCGGGTTCGGCGCGGATAATCGGCGCTGCTGGGACCCGGACAAATATGACGTGCTCTTGTTCGAACAGCGCGGCTGCGGGCGCTCGACGCCTTTTGCCAGCCTTGAAGACAATACGACCCAGCACCTCATCGCCGATATCGAAAAATTGCGCGCAATGTGCGGGCACGAGAAGTGGCAGGTTTTTGGCGGCAGCTGGGGCTCGACCCTCAGCCTTGCCTACAGCCAGGCGCATCCCGAGCGCGCCACCGAGATCATCCTGCGCGGCATCTTCTTTGGCGACCAATATGAATATGAGTGGCTCTTCAAGCATGGCGCGAGCGAAATCTATCCCGACGAATTCGAGAAGTTCCTGGCCATCCTGCCCGAAGAGGGTCGCGACAATCCGATCGAGGCCTTCCACCGCATTTTGACTGGCGAGGACGAGCATCTGAAATTGCAGGCGGCGCGGGCCTGGTCGCGCTGGGAAGGCGTCACCGTCACGCTGCTCCCCTCCGAAGCAACGCTGGCTCATTTCGATGATGCCAAGCAGGCGCTCGCCATGGCGCGGATCGAAAATCACTATATGCGCCATGGCTGCTTCCTCGATGAAGGCCAACTGCTCGCCAATGTGGATAGGATTCGCCACATTCCTTGCGTGATCGTGCAGGGTCGCCACGATAGCTGCACCCCGCCGCGATCTGCCTGGGAACTGAAACAGGCCTGGCCCGAAGCCGATTTGCAAATCGTCCCCGATGGTGGTCATTTGTTCAACGAGCCGGGCATCCTTGACGGGCTGATCCGCGCGACCGACCGATTTGCAGGAGACTAA
- a CDS encoding 16S rRNA (uracil(1498)-N(3))-methyltransferase: protein MPATPAWPPKSLPRLYVEMPLSAGAMVALDKAQANYLGNVMRLGEGDAALLFDGMNGEWRASVTEAGKKRMILRAEEQTSAQEQVPDVTLAFAPIKKGRIDWLVEKAVELGVARLQPVITDRTIVRDVKVERMRAHIIEAAEQCGRTALARLEAPMKLESFLAARDGSPLYFADETGGAAAGKSFTAPPATILIGPEGGFTDAERAAIRAAEGTVAISLGPRILRAETAALAALAAYMTEAGDWI from the coding sequence ATGCCCGCTACTCCCGCCTGGCCGCCCAAATCGCTTCCGCGTCTCTATGTCGAGATGCCATTGAGCGCTGGCGCGATGGTCGCGCTGGACAAGGCGCAGGCCAATTATCTGGGCAATGTGATGCGGCTGGGCGAAGGCGATGCGGCCTTGCTGTTCGACGGGATGAATGGCGAATGGCGCGCTTCGGTGACCGAGGCGGGCAAGAAACGCATGATCCTGCGCGCCGAAGAGCAGACAAGCGCGCAGGAGCAGGTGCCCGACGTCACGCTGGCCTTCGCGCCGATCAAGAAAGGGCGGATCGACTGGCTGGTCGAAAAGGCGGTAGAGCTGGGCGTGGCGCGGCTGCAGCCTGTCATTACCGACCGGACCATCGTGCGTGATGTGAAGGTGGAGCGCATGCGCGCGCACATCATCGAGGCTGCCGAACAATGCGGGCGCACTGCGCTGGCCCGCCTGGAAGCACCAATGAAGCTGGAGTCCTTCCTTGCCGCGCGCGACGGCAGCCCGCTTTATTTTGCCGACGAAACTGGCGGCGCTGCGGCGGGGAAAAGCTTCACCGCCCCGCCTGCCACCATCCTCATCGGTCCCGAAGGCGGCTTCACCGATGCCGAACGCGCAGCGATCCGCGCGGCAGAGGGCACAGTCGCGATCAGCCTTGGCCCGCGCATCCTGCGCGCCGAGACGGCGGCGCTGGCAGCCTTGGCCGCCTATATGACCGAAGCCGGCGACTGGATTTGA
- a CDS encoding TonB-dependent receptor translates to MRITTQLVSLTAMAAATAFATPAFAQATSDTDTAVQDADEGVEAIVITAQRREQNLQDVPLSVATVDDDTLAAINTGGADIRGLSGRVPSLNIESSFGRTFPRFYIRGLGNTDFDLNASQPVSLVYDEVVLENPILKGFPVFDIDRIEVLRGPQGTLFGRNTPAGIVKFDTAKPGSGAGNFARLSWGSFNTLNVEAGMGADLGDKLSFRLSGLYQHRDDWVDNLDESGSKDLEGYDDLALRAQLQFEDGNTTLRFVGQYRDQEGSARVFRANSFATGSNQLIGADGGDFERDEVRADGLNFQELTTYNIGAHLEVDMGAVTLYGVTSYWNGELESRGDIDGGFGNAFAPEMGPGFIPFSAQSQDNVPGLDQFTAEVRIASNNSGGLGYQAGLFYFSEQLEISSFDFGTPTDTTPAAIALQEQDSDALGIFGSVNYAFDNGLTLQAGMRWNKDERDFTASRPTDNRPGFLGFGGPVDPISTSVDDEVITWDAAATYELNSDVNLYARVAKGYRAPSIQGRLLFGRDLSVADSETTMSYEAGIKTELLDRKLRFNLGAYYFVTDDLQLTAVGGGNNFTTLINAEEVTGQGFEAELTAAPTRGLTLTAGLSYNDTEINDPGLGVAGCGAPCTINDPVLVPAAGFAPAIYEIDGNVLPQAPKWTLNWTAGYELPLGSGDLYVFTDWYYRSKIQFFLYDSVEFTDDKLLEGGLRVGYRTNSVDIAAFVRNITNDESAVGGIDFNNLTGFVNEPRIYGVELGVRF, encoded by the coding sequence ATGCGCATCACCACGCAGCTCGTATCGCTTACCGCCATGGCCGCCGCCACGGCCTTTGCCACCCCTGCTTTCGCGCAGGCGACCTCCGACACCGATACCGCCGTGCAGGATGCCGACGAGGGCGTCGAAGCCATCGTCATCACCGCGCAGCGCCGCGAACAGAATCTGCAGGACGTGCCGCTGTCGGTCGCGACCGTGGACGATGACACGCTGGCCGCGATCAACACGGGCGGCGCGGACATTCGCGGACTGTCGGGCCGCGTACCCAGCCTCAACATCGAAAGCTCCTTCGGTCGTACCTTCCCGCGCTTCTATATTCGCGGCCTCGGCAACACCGATTTCGACCTCAATGCCTCGCAGCCGGTCAGCCTCGTCTATGACGAAGTCGTGCTGGAAAATCCGATCCTGAAGGGTTTCCCTGTTTTCGACATCGACCGCATCGAAGTGCTGCGCGGTCCGCAGGGCACGCTGTTTGGCCGCAACACGCCGGCCGGCATCGTCAAGTTCGACACTGCAAAGCCGGGCAGCGGCGCTGGCAATTTCGCGCGGTTGAGCTGGGGCAGCTTCAACACGCTCAATGTCGAAGCCGGCATGGGCGCAGACCTCGGCGACAAGCTCTCTTTCCGCCTGTCGGGCCTGTACCAGCATCGCGATGACTGGGTCGACAATCTGGACGAGAGCGGCAGCAAGGATCTGGAAGGCTATGACGATCTCGCGCTGCGCGCCCAGCTGCAGTTCGAGGATGGCAACACGACGCTGCGTTTCGTTGGCCAGTATCGTGACCAGGAAGGCTCGGCACGTGTTTTCCGCGCCAACAGCTTCGCCACCGGTTCGAACCAGCTGATCGGTGCCGATGGCGGCGATTTCGAGCGCGACGAAGTGCGCGCCGACGGCCTCAACTTCCAGGAGCTGACGACCTACAATATCGGCGCGCACCTCGAAGTCGATATGGGCGCGGTCACGCTCTACGGTGTCACCAGCTACTGGAATGGCGAGCTGGAAAGCCGCGGCGATATCGATGGCGGCTTCGGCAATGCCTTCGCCCCTGAAATGGGCCCGGGCTTCATCCCCTTCTCGGCGCAGAGCCAGGACAATGTCCCCGGCCTCGACCAGTTCACTGCCGAAGTGCGGATCGCCTCCAACAATAGTGGCGGCCTCGGCTACCAGGCTGGCCTTTTCTACTTCAGCGAGCAGTTGGAGATTTCCAGCTTCGACTTCGGCACGCCCACTGACACGACGCCGGCCGCGATCGCACTGCAGGAGCAGGATAGCGATGCGCTCGGCATCTTCGGTTCGGTCAACTATGCCTTCGACAATGGACTGACGCTTCAGGCCGGCATGCGCTGGAACAAGGACGAACGCGATTTCACAGCTTCGCGTCCGACCGACAACCGCCCGGGATTCCTCGGCTTTGGCGGCCCGGTCGACCCGATCTCGACCAGCGTCGATGACGAAGTCATCACCTGGGACGCGGCAGCGACCTATGAACTCAACAGCGACGTCAATCTCTATGCCCGCGTCGCCAAGGGCTATCGCGCCCCGTCAATCCAGGGTCGCCTGCTGTTCGGCCGCGACCTTTCGGTCGCCGACAGCGAAACGACGATGAGCTATGAAGCCGGGATCAAGACCGAGCTTCTCGACCGCAAGCTGCGCTTCAACCTTGGTGCCTATTATTTCGTCACCGACGATCTGCAGCTCACTGCCGTCGGCGGCGGCAACAACTTCACCACGTTGATCAACGCCGAGGAAGTGACCGGCCAGGGCTTCGAGGCTGAACTGACGGCAGCGCCGACGCGCGGCCTGACGCTGACCGCCGGTCTTTCCTACAACGATACCGAGATCAACGATCCGGGCCTTGGCGTTGCCGGTTGCGGCGCGCCGTGCACCATCAACGATCCGGTGCTGGTCCCGGCGGCGGGCTTTGCCCCGGCAATCTACGAGATTGACGGAAACGTCCTGCCGCAGGCACCCAAGTGGACGCTGAACTGGACCGCCGGCTATGAACTGCCCTTGGGCAGCGGCGATCTCTACGTCTTCACCGACTGGTATTATCGCTCCAAGATCCAGTTCTTCCTCTATGACTCGGTCGAGTTCACGGACGACAAACTGCTCGAGGGCGGTCTTCGCGTCGGCTATCGCACCAACAGTGTCGATATCGCCGCATTCGTGCGCAACATCACCAATGATGAAAGCGCCGTGGGCGGCATCGACTTCAACAATCTGACCGGTTTCGTCAACGAACCGCGCATCTATGGTGTTGAACTGGGCGTGCGCTTCTAA
- a CDS encoding phospholipase D-like domain-containing protein, with amino-acid sequence MESASLKPIVEPGKNVWRIERANEASMIVDACDYYRIIGKAMKAAKERIFIVGWDFDTRISLDPEDDHAYGKSLGHFFIELTRRNKDLEIDVLKWNFGALKQFTSIRAIYWLIRWWWEDQINMKFDSSHPVGCSHHQKIVVIDESLAACGGIDISSRRWDTSEHKADDERRKTPNGNDYMPWHDVSMLMRGPIAKALGELGRERWKIATSSEIDPVEELEDDWPDDLDTDFTDVDVAIARTRAEYNDVEEVRESEQLVIDMICAAKRFIYIENQYFTSAKIAAAIASRLNEPDPPEIVMVMPRSADGWLESVAMDGTRQKLMQAIQRLEHGDKFKIYVPVNDASNDIYVHAKVAIVDDRFLRVGSSNLNNRSMGLDSECDVIIDSALEANHGTEPQIRALRQRLMAEHLNEKPLNIAMAEEEGCGLIDLVERYTSAPGKRLTLLAPDPLTGVDHFIAEHELLDPESTSEMFEPMARKTLTQRWRRSRKRLRDVFERRKS; translated from the coding sequence ATGGAAAGCGCGTCCCTCAAGCCCATCGTCGAACCTGGCAAGAATGTCTGGCGCATCGAGCGCGCCAATGAAGCCTCGATGATCGTCGATGCCTGCGACTATTATCGCATCATCGGCAAGGCCATGAAGGCGGCCAAGGAGCGCATCTTCATCGTCGGCTGGGATTTCGACACCCGCATCAGCCTCGATCCCGAGGACGACCATGCCTATGGCAAGTCGCTCGGCCATTTTTTCATCGAACTGACGCGCCGCAACAAGGATCTCGAGATCGACGTGCTGAAATGGAATTTCGGCGCGCTGAAGCAGTTCACCTCGATCCGCGCCATCTACTGGTTGATTCGCTGGTGGTGGGAAGACCAGATCAACATGAAGTTCGACAGCTCGCACCCGGTGGGCTGCAGCCATCACCAGAAGATCGTCGTCATCGATGAATCGCTGGCCGCCTGCGGGGGCATCGATATTTCCAGCCGCCGCTGGGACACCAGCGAGCACAAGGCCGATGACGAACGGCGCAAGACCCCCAACGGCAACGACTATATGCCCTGGCACGATGTCAGCATGCTGATGCGCGGGCCCATCGCAAAGGCATTGGGCGAGCTGGGGCGCGAACGCTGGAAGATCGCTACCTCGAGCGAGATCGACCCGGTCGAGGAACTGGAAGATGACTGGCCCGACGATCTCGACACCGACTTCACCGATGTCGATGTCGCCATCGCGCGCACCCGCGCTGAATATAATGATGTCGAGGAAGTCCGCGAAAGCGAGCAGCTCGTGATCGACATGATCTGCGCCGCCAAACGCTTCATCTACATCGAAAACCAATATTTCACCTCGGCCAAGATCGCCGCCGCCATCGCCTCGCGCCTCAACGAACCCGACCCGCCGGAAATCGTCATGGTCATGCCGCGTAGTGCCGATGGCTGGCTGGAATCTGTGGCGATGGACGGCACGCGCCAGAAATTGATGCAGGCCATCCAGCGCCTCGAACATGGCGACAAGTTCAAAATCTATGTGCCGGTCAACGACGCCAGCAACGACATCTATGTCCACGCCAAGGTCGCGATCGTCGACGACCGTTTTCTGCGCGTTGGCTCCTCCAACCTCAATAACCGCTCGATGGGGCTGGATAGTGAATGCGATGTCATCATCGACAGCGCGCTGGAAGCCAATCACGGCACCGAGCCGCAGATCCGCGCACTGCGCCAGCGGCTGATGGCCGAGCATCTGAACGAGAAACCCCTCAATATCGCCATGGCCGAAGAGGAAGGCTGCGGGCTGATCGATTTGGTCGAGCGTTATACCAGCGCGCCGGGCAAGCGGCTGACCCTGCTGGCTCCCGATCCGCTGACGGGCGTCGATCATTTCATCGCCGAACATGAGTTGCTCGATCCGGAATCGACCAGCGAGATGTTCGAACCGATGGCGCGCAAAACGCTCACTCAACGCTGGCGCCGTAGTCGCAAGCGGCTACGCGACGTGTTCGAGCGTAGAAAAAGCTAA